The following coding sequences are from one Triticum aestivum cultivar Chinese Spring chromosome 5A, IWGSC CS RefSeq v2.1, whole genome shotgun sequence window:
- the LOC123102537 gene encoding protein MODIFIER OF SNC1 1 has translation MASSLLTTDKRWAAPTRKSGMTVLGKIPKPINLPSQRLENQGLDPKVEIVPKGTLTWGSKPGPTTPNAWNSSSLLSPKKDGNSGAPSQFNGRPSSGGGSRPSTAGSESLDSPNAWGPNSRPSSASGTLPSQNVPVVTNRPRSAETRPGSSQLSRFADNPSDNMNVSIRTVDRSGSSHGHAFTLSTGDFPTLGSEKISESNSQRGHSSKGRPTSSSGKDGTQNDTGKSLPAGSGEVVRPPNNQPADIMKTDQQAHDGSAPFPATGPPNDAQQPQPYPPNYCMPPPQFDSWRAPPGHPPEGMWHRGPGGPYRPVGPSSNFPVEPFPYYGQFPPNSEAAARQGSGHGGYHSKNADAYHSMTPNSYVMNQPVIPVRPVYQGPIPYDGYYAPQRPNFNNANVRDSPFLGGPHQPGILNQFPNQNEKFQPGHSPSRAVKHEASPKELSESDRVQLICRGQTRILHDNPDRLVGPGEVERKSQPAPPLLPHPDGNRNDVNTKADTRNTPSERNMVLMKSVHDNRGPNRTSHSSVLENAHSHPRETDDGAHLKKLKEDNLPLDQQPIIKKNAALIEKIGSLNNKARNVDARNVAEAFSNKEIKEKQLKNADSKADRVIKDVPCTPAITAFASASGQAGCVSPRSPVVQKLQKGPNDGGVVGPLHSHFAEASKSGKLGVSTHDRTHRRVDSSRNSHHGPAKDMLPNNTTGHGRGEIYATESLPVVQVRNSQHDQPLEHVSQLPLDDMPASPDYESQRVKMRELAVQRAKQLQAEEEERTKRQKAKALAKLEELNKRSSVHQKDSSDPPPENDNVRNEQKAGVDETTEPASSTAESHDVTLLDNVSILQPPNEPKDTAVPAQPMSTLLHAEGTGKDASGHNTSTSGMNKQSNMTEHIAHKSISLSHDVSVPKPRQGNRKRHAVSEDKIPGEKSSVTVNTENVKKAVEVSLDTSTAVVTSHDDPPAHSKKSARNSRNKKKIDDAPATSKYPPMVLGQQNTPSISSMPKIKTAGVIISSSILPAENTVLTVGSITVGGISFGSFNQERLKLPEEAQSTANSRPKPQQSKGSKKIQHAIRPVEKPHGNESVVWAPVKPSGWNEPSEEANAAVAARPKPIGKGTTDGENVTRTKRAEMERYVPKPLSKELQQQNLEQNLPVEKSSVENKSNDNEKLTAAKEPKKWEDRKTSKGHGKSHSSWRRRNTDDSSSVVPVPSERADSYQESHEVQRLSDKHRQLEPDKQADYAAGNSLAPAEAVELPASAAKEHAAANRQRRQHVKGPKNEASNYSNENRDGRKDVNHMSTRGMDANSSEHRNMSKPEVKSSAGHSRAHWKPKSSHSQNNSQGNNTTEGQVDSATLQDSSNRDSNQGKGDMTNVDENQKGESHENAEQQQLNHATRRQGQHNGRYHRGSSAHRGRGYDAGQPSHGANAERRRGSTHLEYQPVGSNKPSDFQQNPSADEQSAGPPAPGPVYRERGHNRGHRPPGGHFVKRNPAPAPAPAPAPAPNSYREE, from the exons ATGGCCTCGAGCCTGCTCACCACAGACAAGAG ATGGGCTGCTCCTACAAGGAAATCTGGCATGACTGTTCTTGGAAAAATCCCAAAGCCCATTAATTTGCCAAGTCAGAG GTTGGAAAATCAAGGTCTTGACCCCAAGGTGGAAATCGTTCCAAA GGGCACCCTCACATGGGGCAGCAAACCAGGACCTACAACACCAAATGCATGGAATTCCTCGTCACTTCTATCTCCCAAGAAGGATGGAAATTCTGGTGCACCAAGCCAATTCAATGGCCGCCCCTCTTCCGGTGGAGGTTCAAGGCCCTCAACAGCTGGAAGTGAATCTCTTGACTCTCCTAATGCTTGGGGTCCAAATTCTCGGCCGTCCTCAGCTTCTGGCACATTACCATCACAAAATGTACCAGTGGTCACAAATCGTCCTCGAAGTGCAGAGACAAGACCAGGAAGCTCACAGCTTTCTCGGTTTGCAGATAACCCCTCAGATAATATGAATGTATCGATAAGGACTGTTGACAGATCG GGATCTTCACATGGGCATGCGTTTACTCTAAGTACCGGTGATTTCCCAACACTTGGTTCTGAGAAAATCTCTGAATCAAACAGTCAACGAG GTCATAGTTCAAAAGGGCGCCCAACTTCTAGTTCTGGCAAAGATGGAACCCAAAATGATACGGGGAAGAGCCTACCTGCTG GATCTGGCGAAGTAGTTCGACCACCTAATAATCAACCAGCAGATATCATGAAGACAGATCAGCAGGCACATGATGGAAGTGCTCCCTTTCCTGCCACAGGTCCTCCAAATGATGCTCAGCAGCCACAGCCATACCCTCCTAACTACTGTATGCCCCCTCCGCAGTTTGATTCATGGCGTGCACCTCCTGGCCACCCACCTGAGGGAATGTGGCATAGAGGACCAGGTGGCCCATACAGACCAGTTGGTCCCTCTAGCAATTTCCCTGTGGAACCATTCCCTTATTATGGTCAGTTCCCACCCAactcagaagcagcagcaaggcaGGGCTCAGGGCATGGTGGATATCACTCGAAAAATGCCGATGCATATCATTCTATGACTCCTAATTCGTATGTTATGAATCAGCCTGTTATTCCAGTCAGGCCAGTTTACCAGGGCCCAATCCCTTATGATGGATATTATGCTCCTCAACGGCCAAATTTCAATAATGCCAATGTAAGAGATTCACCATTCCTTGGAGGCCCTCATCAACCAGGAATATTGAATCAATTTCCCAATCAGAATGAGAAATTCCAGCCTGGACATTCTCCGAGCAGAGCAGTCAAACACGAAGCAAGTCCCAAGGAGCTCTCCGAATCTGATAGAGTACAGTTGATCTGTCGAGGACAAACTAGGATTTTGCATGATAACCCTGATCGTTTAGTGGGTCCTGGTGAAGTTGAAAGGAAGAGTCAGCCTGCACCACCACTTCTTCCACATCCAGATGGAAATCGAAACGATGTAAACACAAAGGCAGATACAAGGAATACCCCTAGTGAAAGGAACATGGTGCTTATGAAGTCAGTGCATGATAACAGAGGTCCTAATCGTACAAGCCATTCGTCTGTTTTGGAAAATGCACATTCCCATCCCAGGGAAACTGATGATGGTGCCCACCTGAAAAAGTTGAAGGAGGATAATCTTCCGCTTGATCAGCAACCTATCATTAAGAAGAATGCAGCTTTGATAGAGAAAATAGGGAGTTTGAACAACAAAGCTAGAAATGTTGATGCACGTAATGTTGCAGAAGCATTTTCAAACAAGGAAATCAAAGAGAAGCAGCTAAAAAATGCTGATTCAAAAGCAGACCGGGTGATAAAAGATGTTCCATGTACTCCTGCTATCACTGCTTTTGCTTCTGCTTCTGGTCAGGCAGGATGTGTTTCTCCTCGTTCTCCTGTGGTACAGAAACTGCAGAAGGGACCTAATGATGGCGGGGTTGTTGGACCGCTACACTCACATTTTGCTGAAGCCAGCAAGTCTGGAAAGCTGGGTGTATCAACTCATGATCGCACACATAGGCGGGTTGATTCTTCAAGAAATAGCCACCATGGTCCTGCTAAAGACATGCTTCCCAACAATACTACAGGACATGGGCGGGGAGAAATTTATGCAACTGAATCTTTGCCAGTAGTTCAAGTGAGGAATAGTCAGCATGACCAGCCTCTGGAGCATGTTTCGCAGCTGCCACTTGATGATATGCCAGCTTCACCCGATTATGAATCTCAG CGTGTAAAAATGAGGGAGTTGGCTGTACAGCGTGCCAAACAATTGCAAGCCGAGGAAGAAGAACGGACAAAGCGACAAAAGGCAAAAGCTCTTGCAAAATTGGAGGAGCTGAACAAGCGTTCATCAGTACATCAGAAGGATTCCAGTGATCCACCACCAGAAAATGACAACGTGCGTAATGAGCAAAAGGCTGGAGTTGATGAGACTACTGAACCTGCGTCTTCAACTGCTGAATCACATGATGTTACTTTATTGGATAATGTTAGTATTCTTCAGCCACCGAATGAACCCAAGGATACTGCAGTTCCTGCACAGCCCATGTCTACTCTACTACATGCTGAGGGTACAGGTAAAGATGCTTCTGGTCATAACACTTCAACCTCAGGCATGAACAAACAGAGCAACATGACGGAGCATATAGCACATAAAAGTATATCACTGTCACATGATGTCAGTGTTCCAAAGCCTAGGCAGGGCAACAGAAAAAGGCATGCTGTTTCAGAGGATAAAATTCCTGGTGAGAAGTCAAGTGTGACAGTAAACACAGAAAATGTTAAGAAAGCTGTTGAGGTTTCTTTGGACACATCAACTGCTGTTGTTACATCACATGATGATCCGCCAGCCCACAGCAAGAAGAGTGCCAGGAACTCGAGAAATAAGAAAAAAATTGATGATGCTCCTGCTACTTCCAAATATCCACCCATGGTTCTTGGTCAGCAGAATACACCAAGCATCTCCAGTATGCCAAAAATAAAAACCGCTGGCGTTATCATTAGTAGTTCTATACTTCCTGCTGAAAACACCGTGCTTACTGTTGGAAGTATAACTGTGGGTGGTATTTCATTTGGATCTTTCAACCAGGAGCGCCTGAAATTACCAGAGGAAGCTCAGAGCACTGCAAATAGCCGCCCAAAACCTCAGCAATCAAAAGGATCAAAAAAGATTCAACATGCTATCCGACCTGTCGAGAAGCCACATGGGAATGAGAGTGTTGTCTGGGCACCAGTTAAGCCATCAGGGTGGAATGAACCATCTGAGGAAGCTAATGCAGCAGTAGCAGCCAGGCCTAAGCCAATTGGAAAGGGCACCACTGATGGGGAGAATGTCACACGAACTAAGAGAGCTGAAATGGAAAGATATGTGCCTAAGCCACTGTCCAAAGAGCTTCAACAGCAGAATTTGGAACAAAATTTACCTGTAGAAAAATCCTCTGTGGAGAACAAGAGTAATGATAATGAGAAGTTAACCGCTGCTAAAGAGCCCAAGAAATGGGAGGACAGAAAAACTAGTAAAGGGCATGGGAAGTCTCATTCTTCTTGGCGCAGAAGGAATACAGATGACTCATCTTCGGTGGTACCAGTACCTTCTGAGCGAGCAGACAGCTATCAAGAATCACACGAAGTTCAGAGGCTTTCTGACAAGCATCGGCAGCTTGAACCTGACAAGCAAGCAGATTATGCTGCCGGGAATAGTTTggctccagctgaagcagttgaGTTACCTGCCAGTGCCGCAAAAGAACATGCTGCAGCTAACAGGCAAAGGAGGCAGCATGTTAAGGGCCCAAAAAACGAGGCAAGTAACTACTCAAATGAGAACAGAGATGGCAGGAAAGATGTGAATCACATGTCAACACGTGGAATGGATGCAAACTCTTCTGAACATAGAAACATGTCAAAACCTGAGGTGAAGAGCAGCGCAGGACACTCTAGAGCACACTGGAAACCAAAATCTTCACATTCCCAGAATAACTCACAGGGCAATAATACCACTGAAGGTCAGGTGGACAGTGCTACTCTGCAAGACAGCAGCAATCGTGATAGTAATCAAGGTAAAGGTGACATGACAAATGTGGATGAGAACCAGAAGGGCGAGAGTCATGAAAATGCAGAACAGCAGCAGCTTAATCACGCAACCCGTCGCCAGGGACAGCACAACGGGAGGTATCACAGGGGAAGCAGCGCGCACAGGGGAAGGGGTTATGATGCTGGGCAGCCAAGCCATGGCGCAAATGCAGAAAGGCGGAGGGGTAGCACTCATCTTGAATACCAGCCAGTTGGTTCCAACAAACCCTCAGACTTCCAGCAGAACCCAAGTGCCGATGAACAAAGTGCAGGGCCTCCAGCTCCAGGACCGGTGTACAGGGAGCGCGGCCACAACAGGGGCCACCGCCCGCCTGGTGGTCACTTTGTCAAGCGGAATCCtgccccagccccagccccagccccgGCTCCAGCTCCTAATTCTTACCGAGAAGAATGA